Proteins from a genomic interval of Desulfoplanes formicivorans:
- a CDS encoding winged helix-turn-helix domain-containing protein has product MITTTMRTHLWFETPKGMFFGMGRVLLLQKVKELGSLNKAAKELGMSYRAAWGKIKATEEVLGKPLLVKVAGRKGFVLSDMADTLVDNFCTWQQEVETFALHKAQEKFSWKINDFSNARG; this is encoded by the coding sequence ATGATTACCACCACAATGAGAACCCATCTCTGGTTCGAGACTCCCAAAGGCATGTTCTTCGGTATGGGGCGCGTGCTTCTTTTGCAAAAGGTCAAGGAACTCGGCTCCCTGAACAAGGCGGCCAAGGAACTGGGCATGTCCTACAGGGCGGCCTGGGGGAAAATCAAGGCCACCGAAGAAGTCCTGGGCAAGCCCTTGCTGGTCAAGGTTGCCGGGCGCAAGGGGTTCGTGCTTTCGGACATGGCCGATACCCTGGTGGACAATTTCTGTACATGGCAGCAGGAGGTTGAAACCTTTGCCCTGCACAAGGCCCAGGAAAAGTTTTCCTGGAAAATAAACGACTTCTCCAACGCCAGAGGATGA
- a CDS encoding HU family DNA-binding protein codes for MTKAELVAKMAEKAELTKAQAEKGLNAFLESVQETLVAEGKLTLTGFGTFVVEDRKGRKGRNPRTGEEIDIPASKVVRFRPGKLLKEAVK; via the coding sequence ATGACAAAGGCTGAACTCGTAGCTAAAATGGCAGAAAAGGCCGAATTGACTAAAGCTCAGGCAGAAAAGGGACTGAACGCCTTTCTGGAATCCGTCCAGGAAACCTTGGTTGCCGAAGGCAAATTGACTCTGACTGGTTTTGGCACTTTTGTTGTCGAAGACCGCAAGGGTCGCAAGGGCCGCAACCCGCGCACGGGTGAAGAGATCGATATTCCGGCAAGCAAGGTTGTCCGTTTTCGGCCTGGCAAACTCCTGAAAGAAGCGGTCAAGTAA
- a CDS encoding tyrosine-type recombinase/integrase — MELKEAVSYAKKIVRDIGIKDVEDKTKDEYLKIFKRIITDPDKILYEGSKGYYYKKKAALRFSIVHYIQMCIKKINSKSLDQVDANKIWDELRYFIDLYKKHAINTGVSPVTTKNPGKSKRKSLRKMPYNWREIMWERCDNYDYKGALAILQLTGARPSEIERGVIVAGDESSDFLEITIRGSKQGKAKRNGQATRTIKIEMRTRVSHGSAKNYLLSQVAYEGHLFVQVNAKRLNDYVRRLSQKIWPRKKNHISPYSYRHQLSADLKGEGCLPPKISMILGHRSILSKKKYGISAQARGNSHIADVTCSSPLRDPQPSRLPWDRLASTKGADARYPML, encoded by the coding sequence ATGGAATTAAAAGAGGCTGTTTCATATGCAAAAAAAATAGTTCGTGATATTGGTATAAAAGACGTAGAGGATAAAACAAAAGATGAGTATCTGAAGATTTTTAAGAGAATAATAACCGACCCAGATAAAATTTTATATGAAGGATCAAAAGGCTACTATTATAAAAAAAAGGCTGCTCTCAGATTTTCAATTGTTCATTATATTCAGATGTGCATCAAAAAGATTAACTCAAAATCTCTGGATCAAGTAGATGCTAACAAGATTTGGGATGAGTTAAGATATTTTATCGATCTCTATAAAAAGCATGCCATAAATACGGGGGTCAGTCCCGTGACGACTAAGAATCCGGGCAAATCAAAAAGGAAATCTTTGCGCAAGATGCCGTATAATTGGCGGGAGATCATGTGGGAACGGTGTGATAATTATGACTATAAGGGTGCTTTGGCCATCCTGCAGTTAACAGGTGCTAGGCCCAGCGAGATCGAGCGAGGAGTGATTGTGGCCGGTGATGAGTCTTCGGATTTTCTCGAAATCACTATTCGGGGATCGAAGCAAGGTAAGGCAAAGCGGAACGGGCAGGCCACGCGCACTATTAAAATTGAAATGCGGACCCGTGTCAGCCACGGCTCAGCAAAGAATTACCTGCTAAGTCAGGTAGCATATGAAGGTCATTTGTTTGTTCAGGTCAATGCGAAACGCCTCAACGACTATGTACGAAGACTCTCTCAAAAGATCTGGCCCCGCAAGAAAAATCATATCTCTCCATATAGCTACAGGCATCAACTTTCAGCGGATTTGAAAGGAGAGGGATGCCTGCCTCCCAAAATTTCGATGATCCTTGGACACCGATCCATCCTTTCCAAGAAAAAATATGGGATTTCAGCCCAAGCTAGGGGGAACAGTCATATCGCAGATGTCACTTGTAGCAGCCCTCTACGCGATCCTCAGCCATCGAGATTGCCGTGGGATCGGCTAGCTTCGACTAAAGGTGCTGACGCTCGGTACCCGATGCTCTGA
- a CDS encoding endonuclease MutS2 gives MDSRTLTLLDYPKVLELLSHHAFSLAGKGACRELMPCTSQDRLSHEVGLLQQALAWFGETGHVFPAFPELDGVLAFVGQPAAILDKDGLWAVFRMLETAKTGRDAVLDAPSKRFTLLVDAADQVTWPSKTWSGLKRCMNSEGELKDESSPGLYSVRQEMRSILARCTRKVHDFFGDKDVLSFLQDEFLTISADRYVLAVKSNFKGKIKGIVHDFSQTGETCYIEPLFLVELNNQVRDLKQEEREEERKVLTLLTDLVRQEAAGIREMYDWLVMMDVLQAKVRLAASLDGIVLHMEPGAPLALKSARHPLLALQGNAVVPVDIELEPDQKGLIVSGGNAGGKTVSLKTLGLIALMARTALPVPVAPESRLPLLDQVFVSMGDEQSLEESLSTFTAQIRHFARLWPHIGPATLVILDEFGMGTDPSQGAALAQAVVDGLLERDSFVAVATHFPALKVYGLTKQQVRAASVLFDPRTKKPLYKLVYDQVGASQALDVAREQGLDASILARAEEYLLLEGGDTRDIFNRLNALAESKEKELDRLKKREAVLEEKWARRQQRFERERAELVKGLEARSQEIVRAWRQGRLGRKQALSKLAEARKQIAPAPRESTTRGFAWADLAPGKRVVYTSWDKSAVVEALDQRKKRVKINAGGLAVWVGIEDLAPDRPATAKSPGYTVNSGQVAGSLMRLDLRGMRADEAQARLESFLDSAILKGGCELEIIHGKGTGVLKTVAHEVLQGFPGVQSFALANADEGGDGMTRVVLE, from the coding sequence ATGGATTCCAGAACACTGACTTTGTTGGATTATCCCAAAGTGCTTGAGCTGCTTTCTCATCACGCCTTTTCCCTGGCCGGGAAGGGGGCCTGCAGGGAGCTTATGCCGTGCACAAGCCAGGATCGTCTGTCCCATGAGGTGGGACTTTTGCAGCAGGCTCTTGCCTGGTTCGGCGAGACCGGGCATGTTTTTCCTGCATTTCCCGAACTCGATGGGGTGCTTGCCTTTGTGGGGCAGCCGGCAGCGATTTTGGACAAGGACGGGCTCTGGGCTGTTTTCAGGATGCTTGAAACCGCCAAGACAGGACGCGATGCCGTTTTGGACGCACCCTCCAAGCGCTTTACCCTGCTTGTGGATGCGGCCGATCAGGTGACGTGGCCTTCCAAAACCTGGTCGGGTCTCAAACGGTGCATGAACAGCGAAGGGGAACTCAAGGACGAAAGTTCTCCGGGGCTCTATTCCGTGCGTCAGGAGATGCGGTCCATTCTGGCTCGGTGTACCCGCAAGGTGCATGATTTTTTCGGGGACAAGGACGTCCTTTCTTTTTTGCAAGACGAATTTCTGACCATTTCCGCAGACAGATATGTCCTTGCGGTCAAATCCAATTTCAAGGGCAAGATCAAGGGTATTGTCCATGATTTTTCCCAGACCGGTGAAACCTGTTACATTGAGCCCCTTTTCCTGGTGGAGCTGAACAATCAGGTCCGGGACCTCAAGCAGGAGGAGCGCGAGGAAGAGCGCAAGGTACTCACCCTGCTCACGGATCTGGTTCGTCAGGAAGCGGCAGGTATTCGGGAGATGTACGACTGGCTGGTCATGATGGATGTGCTGCAGGCCAAGGTTCGTCTGGCGGCATCTCTGGACGGGATCGTGCTGCACATGGAACCAGGCGCGCCCCTTGCCCTCAAGAGCGCTCGTCATCCGCTGCTGGCCTTGCAGGGAAATGCCGTGGTGCCCGTGGACATTGAACTTGAGCCCGATCAAAAGGGACTGATTGTCAGCGGCGGCAATGCCGGGGGCAAGACCGTCAGCCTCAAGACCCTGGGGCTCATTGCCCTCATGGCCCGAACAGCACTGCCCGTTCCCGTGGCCCCGGAAAGCCGGCTGCCCCTTCTTGATCAGGTTTTTGTTTCCATGGGCGACGAGCAGAGTCTTGAGGAAAGCTTGAGTACCTTTACGGCCCAGATTCGACATTTTGCCCGGCTCTGGCCGCATATCGGTCCGGCCACCCTGGTTATTCTGGATGAATTCGGCATGGGCACGGATCCCAGCCAGGGGGCTGCCCTGGCCCAGGCCGTGGTGGACGGGCTGCTCGAGCGGGACAGCTTTGTAGCCGTTGCCACACATTTTCCGGCCCTCAAGGTCTACGGCCTGACCAAACAGCAGGTACGTGCGGCATCGGTCTTGTTCGATCCGAGAACCAAAAAGCCGCTGTACAAGCTTGTCTATGATCAGGTCGGGGCCAGTCAGGCCCTTGATGTGGCCAGGGAGCAGGGCCTGGACGCGTCCATATTGGCCCGGGCCGAGGAATATCTTCTGCTTGAAGGGGGGGATACCCGGGACATCTTCAACCGTCTCAACGCCCTGGCCGAGAGCAAGGAAAAAGAGCTTGACCGTCTGAAAAAGCGCGAGGCCGTGCTGGAAGAAAAATGGGCCCGGCGGCAACAGCGCTTCGAGCGGGAACGTGCCGAGCTCGTCAAGGGGCTGGAGGCCAGATCCCAGGAGATTGTTCGTGCCTGGCGCCAGGGCCGTCTGGGCCGCAAGCAGGCCTTGAGCAAGCTGGCCGAGGCCAGGAAACAGATTGCACCAGCACCTCGGGAATCGACCACCAGAGGGTTTGCATGGGCGGATCTCGCTCCAGGCAAACGGGTTGTTTACACCTCATGGGACAAGTCCGCTGTTGTCGAGGCCCTGGACCAACGCAAAAAACGGGTCAAGATCAATGCCGGAGGTCTGGCGGTCTGGGTCGGTATCGAAGACCTTGCCCCGGACAGGCCCGCAACCGCCAAGAGTCCAGGGTACACGGTGAACAGCGGTCAGGTGGCCGGTTCCCTTATGCGGCTGGATCTGCGGGGAATGCGCGCCGATGAGGCCCAGGCTCGGCTTGAATCCTTTCTGGACAGTGCGATCCTCAAGGGGGGATGTGAACTGGAGATCATCCACGGCAAGGGAACCGGCGTGCTCAAAACCGTGGCTCACGAGGTCCTCCAGGGCTTTCCCGGGGTCCAATCCTTTGCCTTGGCCAATGCGGATGAAGGCGGCGATGGCATGACCCGGGTCGTTCTGGAATAA
- a CDS encoding glycoside hydrolase family 3 protein, with the protein MQNHLFPIMLALVLSLCPACSRQATATGTRTPDLDTMMGQMLMVGFRDQNVDENSPIVRDIKDRHLGSVILFDYDVNLHQSGRNIASFQQVQKLVSTLKHHASIPLLVAVDQEGGRVARLKPAYGFPALPSAQDLGRDHDPERTRKAGELTGKTLKDVGINWDLAPVVDVNVNPCSPAIGNLGRSFSSDPHQVVAHAEAFITGLHEYGVLSCLKHFPGHGSARSDSHQGFTDVSSTWSPQELIPYRQLVSKGTCDAIMTAHIFNRQLDARFPATLSRATITDLLRRDMGFDGVILTDDMQMGAIANEYGLKQAIYHALKAGADILVFGNNLEYDPDITAKAIQVMNNLVTSGQISRDRIARSFARIMELKKKLQVLQKTI; encoded by the coding sequence ATGCAAAATCATCTTTTTCCCATCATGCTGGCCTTGGTCCTGTCTCTTTGCCCGGCCTGTTCCAGACAGGCCACGGCAACAGGAACCAGAACCCCTGATCTTGATACCATGATGGGCCAGATGCTCATGGTGGGGTTCAGAGACCAAAATGTGGACGAAAACTCGCCCATCGTCCGGGATATCAAAGACCGCCATCTGGGCTCGGTCATTTTATTTGATTACGACGTCAACCTGCACCAGAGCGGACGCAACATAGCCTCGTTCCAACAGGTCCAAAAGCTGGTCAGCACGCTCAAGCATCATGCAAGCATTCCTCTTTTGGTGGCGGTTGATCAGGAAGGAGGACGTGTGGCCAGGCTCAAGCCCGCATACGGCTTCCCTGCCCTGCCCAGCGCCCAAGACCTCGGGCGCGATCATGATCCGGAAAGAACCCGGAAAGCCGGTGAACTAACGGGAAAAACCCTGAAAGACGTGGGCATCAACTGGGATCTTGCCCCGGTGGTGGACGTGAACGTCAATCCCTGTTCTCCGGCCATCGGCAACCTTGGCCGGAGTTTTTCATCCGATCCGCACCAGGTGGTTGCCCATGCCGAGGCATTTATCACGGGCCTGCACGAGTATGGAGTTCTTTCCTGCCTCAAACACTTTCCCGGCCATGGAAGCGCCAGGAGCGACTCCCACCAGGGCTTCACTGATGTCTCTTCCACATGGTCACCCCAGGAACTCATCCCCTACCGACAACTGGTCAGCAAGGGAACATGCGACGCCATCATGACCGCGCATATTTTCAACCGTCAGCTGGACGCCCGGTTTCCGGCCACCCTGTCCCGGGCAACCATAACCGATCTTTTGCGCCGGGATATGGGTTTTGACGGGGTGATCCTGACCGACGACATGCAGATGGGCGCCATCGCCAACGAGTACGGCCTCAAACAGGCCATTTATCATGCCCTCAAGGCCGGGGCGGACATCCTCGTCTTTGGCAACAACCTGGAATACGATCCGGACATCACGGCCAAAGCCATTCAGGTCATGAACAATCTGGTCACCTCCGGACAAATTTCCCGGGACCGGATAGCGCGATCCTTTGCTCGCATCATGGAATTGAAAAAAAAATTGCAGGTTTTGCAAAAAACCATTTGA
- the rpsU gene encoding 30S ribosomal protein S21, with translation MPGVVLGDNDTFDYSLRKFKKQVEKAGILSELKKRQHYEKPSIQKKKKEAAARKRLMKKMRKIQMM, from the coding sequence TTGCCAGGAGTTGTGTTAGGTGACAACGATACCTTTGATTATTCGCTCCGTAAGTTCAAGAAGCAGGTCGAAAAGGCCGGTATTCTCTCCGAACTCAAGAAGCGTCAGCATTACGAGAAGCCCAGCATCCAGAAGAAGAAGAAAGAGGCTGCCGCCCGTAAACGTTTGATGAAAAAGATGCGCAAAATCCAGATGATGTAG
- a CDS encoding NAD-dependent epimerase/dehydratase family protein — protein MSHYSTITNHLTRDPRTWVITGVAGFIGSNLLESLLKLDQQVVGLDNFSTGHHHNLEDVRNLVTADQWARFSLVTGDIRDVDTCRQVCANADYVLHQAALGSVPRSIQDPITTNANNISGFLNMLVAARDAGIKRFVYAASSSTYGDHPGLPKVEDRIGRPLSPYAVTKYVNELYADVFARTYGFKAIGLRYFNIFGRRQDPNGAYAAVMPKWFASMLANKPVYINGDGETSRDFCYIDNCVQANILAATADHPDAAGQVYNVAFGERTTLNELFTLIRDRVAHLRPDLTIADPVYRDFRPGDVRHSLADITRARTLLGYEPTHSVRQGLDTTAAWYVASLG, from the coding sequence ATGAGCCATTATTCAACCATCACAAACCACCTTACCCGCGATCCCCGAACCTGGGTCATCACCGGCGTTGCCGGCTTCATCGGTTCCAACCTTCTTGAAAGCCTGCTCAAACTTGATCAACAGGTCGTGGGACTGGACAATTTTTCCACCGGCCACCACCACAATCTCGAAGATGTCCGCAACCTGGTTACTGCGGATCAATGGGCCCGTTTTTCCCTTGTCACGGGAGATATCCGGGATGTGGACACCTGCAGGCAGGTCTGTGCCAATGCGGACTACGTTCTTCACCAGGCTGCCCTGGGATCAGTGCCCCGGTCCATCCAGGATCCGATAACCACCAATGCCAACAATATTTCCGGATTTCTGAACATGCTTGTGGCGGCCCGCGACGCCGGCATCAAACGATTTGTGTATGCGGCCTCAAGTTCCACCTACGGCGACCACCCCGGACTGCCCAAGGTCGAAGATCGCATCGGCCGTCCGCTCTCCCCCTATGCCGTGACCAAGTACGTCAATGAACTCTACGCCGACGTGTTTGCCAGAACGTATGGCTTCAAGGCCATTGGCCTGCGCTATTTCAACATTTTTGGGCGCCGTCAGGACCCCAACGGCGCCTATGCCGCGGTCATGCCCAAATGGTTTGCCAGCATGCTGGCCAACAAGCCTGTGTACATCAACGGCGACGGCGAGACATCTCGTGATTTCTGCTACATCGACAATTGTGTTCAGGCCAACATCCTTGCGGCCACGGCAGACCATCCCGACGCAGCCGGTCAGGTCTACAACGTGGCCTTTGGAGAACGCACAACCCTGAACGAACTCTTTACCCTCATCAGGGACCGGGTTGCCCACCTGCGCCCTGATCTGACCATTGCCGATCCCGTGTACAGGGATTTCAGACCCGGCGATGTGCGCCACTCTCTGGCCGATATCACCAGGGCCCGGACCCTTCTCGGGTATGAGCCAACCCACAGCGTGCGCCAGGGGCTGGACACAACCGCGGCCTGGTACGTTGCCTCGTTGGGATAA
- a CDS encoding tyrosine-type recombinase/integrase, translating to MATVLISERVNKNNKSFVVYFRDPLSGKRKYYKTFKMRKDAAAEAARLRVMLDGREYAELAKIQKRHTPLTFNEVADLCRKEWDRRVATGELSSVTGEDYKIALRQLCRTFGDNLLMDITREMILEYRAQVAMDLSVITSNRRLFIFKQVLKRAYAESAVVEDVAAPINYLSEKKHERNKYLKPEKLDELLKACCKTKAKHYLVSMILLGAEHGCSKQEVLDLKWKDIDFDTDTIRFFRTKNGMERTMWLMPRTKYALLHWKKHVEYARHRRKIVPKDDSWVYGHLDGTPRSNFRSAWEKVRLLAGLKGFHFHDLRHTFASNLLTSGGDLKDVKVLLGHRDIRSTDRYAHLSGLRKQDRQVKLAGHYGQWMPSSENKGGLSDFGT from the coding sequence ATGGCAACAGTTCTGATTAGCGAGCGTGTGAACAAAAATAATAAATCGTTTGTGGTGTATTTTCGCGATCCACTTAGTGGAAAACGTAAGTATTACAAGACATTCAAGATGAGAAAGGATGCCGCAGCCGAAGCTGCCCGTTTGCGGGTGATGCTTGATGGCAGGGAATATGCGGAGCTGGCAAAAATTCAGAAACGCCATACTCCGCTTACGTTCAACGAAGTGGCTGACCTCTGTCGGAAGGAGTGGGATCGCCGGGTTGCCACAGGCGAACTTTCATCGGTTACGGGTGAAGACTATAAAATCGCGCTGAGGCAATTGTGCAGGACGTTCGGAGATAATCTGCTCATGGACATAACTCGGGAGATGATTTTGGAGTATCGTGCCCAGGTGGCCATGGATCTGTCCGTGATCACATCTAACCGACGTTTGTTCATTTTCAAACAAGTACTCAAGCGTGCTTATGCCGAGTCCGCTGTGGTGGAAGATGTTGCGGCTCCGATTAACTATCTGAGCGAAAAGAAGCACGAGCGAAACAAATATCTGAAACCGGAAAAACTCGATGAACTTTTGAAGGCCTGCTGTAAAACCAAAGCCAAGCATTATCTGGTATCAATGATTTTGCTGGGGGCCGAACACGGATGCTCCAAGCAGGAAGTTTTGGATCTAAAGTGGAAAGACATTGATTTCGATACCGATACGATCCGTTTTTTCAGAACGAAGAATGGCATGGAACGCACCATGTGGCTTATGCCGAGAACGAAGTATGCGCTCCTGCATTGGAAAAAACATGTGGAATACGCCCGGCATCGGCGGAAGATTGTTCCCAAGGATGATTCCTGGGTTTATGGGCATCTGGATGGAACCCCCCGGTCGAACTTCAGAAGTGCATGGGAGAAAGTTCGTTTGCTGGCAGGGTTGAAAGGATTTCATTTTCACGACCTCAGGCATACGTTTGCCAGTAATCTGCTCACGTCGGGCGGAGATCTCAAGGACGTGAAAGTTTTGCTCGGACATCGGGATATTAGGAGTACTGACAGATATGCTCATCTTTCGGGCCTGCGGAAACAGGATCGGCAGGTGAAGCTGGCAGGGCACTATGGCCAATGGATGCCTTCCTCAGAAAACAAGGGGGGACTGAGTGATTTTGGTACATAA
- the rsmA gene encoding 16S rRNA (adenine(1518)-N(6)/adenine(1519)-N(6))-dimethyltransferase RsmA, with product MTFGHAGAGTHRPKKSLGQNFLVDGNVIRKIVDQLAIEAGDTVFEIGPGRGALTRVLAQKAQRLFVLEKDRDLVYALKAQLPDLGCILGDGLDFVWETIGALPSLKVVGNLPYNVASPIMWEVFSRVCPFTSCCFMVQKEVALRLTARPGSKTYGGLSVWVQTFAVPRILFHVSPSCFYPRPKVDSTVVGFKQRPFPAVDHAKLAQTIHLLFQKRRKQLGNILKHVWSEQLEAWLEHEGIDRRARPESLTPEQFVTLTHCL from the coding sequence ATGACATTTGGCCATGCTGGTGCGGGGACGCATCGGCCCAAAAAGAGCCTGGGGCAGAATTTTCTTGTTGACGGAAATGTCATCCGGAAGATCGTTGATCAGCTTGCCATTGAGGCGGGTGATACGGTTTTTGAAATCGGTCCAGGTCGCGGCGCCTTGACCCGGGTTCTGGCCCAAAAGGCCCAAAGACTCTTTGTGCTGGAAAAGGACCGTGACCTTGTGTACGCCCTCAAGGCGCAACTGCCGGATCTGGGATGCATACTGGGTGATGGGCTTGATTTTGTTTGGGAAACCATTGGTGCTCTGCCATCCCTCAAGGTTGTGGGCAACCTTCCATATAATGTCGCATCGCCCATCATGTGGGAGGTGTTTAGTCGGGTCTGTCCGTTCACCTCATGCTGTTTCATGGTGCAAAAGGAGGTGGCCCTGCGCCTGACAGCCAGGCCGGGCTCCAAAACCTATGGCGGGCTCTCGGTGTGGGTGCAGACCTTTGCTGTGCCGCGCATCCTGTTTCATGTTTCGCCTTCCTGTTTTTATCCCCGTCCCAAGGTCGATTCCACGGTGGTCGGGTTTAAGCAACGTCCTTTTCCCGCGGTTGATCACGCCAAGCTGGCCCAGACAATTCATCTTTTGTTTCAGAAGAGACGCAAGCAACTGGGCAATATCCTTAAACATGTGTGGAGTGAACAACTCGAGGCCTGGTTGGAACACGAAGGTATTGATCGGCGGGCACGCCCCGAGTCGCTCACGCCCGAGCAGTTCGTGACGTTGACCCATTGCCTGTGA
- a CDS encoding helix-turn-helix domain-containing protein, with product MSVKEEIFETNPYEIELDRPFYSMKQLADLFSVHRSTISRLLSDGTLPYFLVRGTKRVARRDIALFIDRQIAKTGSQKSSTKENGQWQQF from the coding sequence ATGAGTGTAAAAGAGGAAATATTTGAAACCAACCCGTATGAAATTGAACTTGATCGACCGTTTTATAGCATGAAGCAGTTGGCAGATCTTTTTTCTGTCCATCGTTCGACGATTTCGAGGCTTCTTAGTGATGGCACATTGCCATATTTTTTGGTAAGGGGAACCAAGCGAGTCGCCAGACGGGACATCGCCCTGTTCATTGACAGACAAATAGCGAAGACTGGTTCTCAGAAAAGCTCGACTAAGGAGAACGGCCAATGGCAACAGTTCTGA
- a CDS encoding helix-turn-helix domain-containing protein: protein MSIYEVRENTPAPKSNVRDIMERQGVSFAKLAEKTKLSTKIIERARGENIKKCKLETLAIIAQGLGVKIKDLFDEE, encoded by the coding sequence ATGTCTATTTACGAAGTTAGGGAGAATACCCCTGCACCTAAGAGCAATGTTCGGGACATCATGGAACGCCAAGGCGTTTCCTTTGCCAAATTAGCCGAGAAAACCAAACTCTCGACAAAAATTATTGAAAGGGCACGGGGAGAGAATATCAAAAAATGCAAATTGGAGACCCTAGCGATTATCGCGCAAGGATTGGGTGTCAAAATCAAAGATTTGTTTGATGAAGAATGA
- a CDS encoding DUF2062 domain-containing protein: protein MMRRVWVRLGRSLRFAYLKILRIKAPPHSIGLGMAVGVFVGCLPVIPFQTVIAVALAFVLRCSKIAAALGTWISNPANVVFIYYFLYQIGRLIVPGEVQGFDPGQLALADMLTSGWHLVMVMSVGGLVIGVPAAIGTYFLTVRMVLMYHQKRAARRMKRAALKK, encoded by the coding sequence ATGATGCGGCGGGTGTGGGTCCGTTTGGGGCGCAGCCTCCGCTTTGCCTACTTGAAGATCCTGCGCATCAAGGCGCCTCCCCATTCCATTGGGTTGGGCATGGCCGTTGGCGTGTTTGTGGGCTGTCTTCCTGTTATCCCCTTTCAGACGGTCATTGCCGTGGCCTTGGCCTTTGTCCTGCGTTGCAGCAAGATTGCTGCGGCGTTGGGTACGTGGATTTCCAATCCCGCCAATGTGGTTTTTATCTATTATTTCCTCTACCAGATAGGCCGGCTGATTGTGCCCGGGGAGGTCCAGGGGTTTGATCCCGGACAGTTGGCCCTGGCCGACATGCTCACCTCGGGCTGGCATCTGGTCATGGTCATGAGCGTGGGCGGTCTGGTGATCGGTGTGCCTGCCGCCATTGGTACCTATTTTCTGACCGTCCGGATGGTCCTTATGTACCATCAGAAACGAGCTGCCCGTCGGATGAAGCGGGCGGCCCTTAAAAAATAG